From the Lolium rigidum isolate FL_2022 chromosome 2, APGP_CSIRO_Lrig_0.1, whole genome shotgun sequence genome, one window contains:
- the LOC124687369 gene encoding B3 domain-containing protein Os02g0683500-like has translation MEFIATSSRFSKGEEEQEEEQEEEASLREIPFMTATPTADAAASSASASASASASGSSPPSRSGDGAGASGSGGGGGSDVAAEPVEKEHMFDKVVTPSDVGKLNRLVIPKQYAEKYFPLDSAANEKGLLLNFEDNAGKPWRFRYSYWNSSQSYVMTKGWSRFVKEKRLDAGDTVSFSRGAAASARHRLFIDWKRRADTRDPLRFPGRLPLPMMPLTSHYSPWGFGAAAGGGRGFFIPPSPPATLFEHRLRQGYDFRGMSPAGMGRQLLLFGSPSRMPQHAPLLLPRAPPPPSLHYTAQQQQGIGIVTTGSPVVLDSVPLPIIDSPTTTATKKRVRLFGVNLDNPGHSGDDGGGESSNYGSASQMPASAWRPRDPTLRLLECPSHGADQASSPSSSSSSKREAHSALDLDL, from the coding sequence ATGGAATTCATCGCCACGAGCAGTAGGTTTTCTAAaggggaggaggagcaggaggaagagcaggaagaggaggcatCATTGCGTGAGATCCCGTTCATGACGGCCACGCCCACGGCCGACGCCGCAGCCTCTTCAGCGTCCGCATCGGCCTCTGCGTCTGCGTCAGGAAGCAGCCCTCCCTCTCGATCCGGGGATGGCGCCGGAGCCTCGGgcagcggcgggggcggcggcagcGACGTGGCCGCGGAGCCGGTGGAGAAGGAGCACATGTTCGACAAGGTCGTGACGCCGAGCGACGTGGGGAAGCTCAACAGGCTGGTAATCCCGAAGCAGTACGCCGAGAAGTACTTCCCGCTGGACTCGGCGGCCAACGAGAAGGGCCTGCTGCTCAACTTCGAGGACAACGCCGGCAAGCCCTGGCGCTTCCGCTACTCCTACTGGAACAGCAGCCAGAGCTACGTCATGACCAAGGGCTGGAGTCGCTTCGTCAAGGAGAAGCGCCTCGACGCCGGCGACACCGTCTCCTTCtcccgcggcgccgccgccagcgcgCGCCACCGCCTCTTCATCGACTGGAAGCGCCGCGCCGACACCCGGGACCCTCTCCGCTTCCCCGGCCGCCTCCCGCTCCCCATGATGCCGCTCACCTCGCACTACAGCCCGTGGGGCTTTGGcgccgctgccggcggcggcagagGGTTCTTCATACCGCCATCGCCACCTGCCACGCTCTTCGAGCACCGCCTGCGTCAGGGCTACGATTTCCGGGGCATGAGCCCCGCCGGCATGGGGAGGCAGCTCCTCCTCTTCGGCTCCCCCTCCAGGATGCCACAGCACGCGCCGCTCCTCCTGCCACGTGCGCCACCTCCGCCGTCGTTGCACTACACAGCGCAGCAACAGCAAGGCATCGGCATCGTAACCACCGGTTCCCCGGTGGTGCTCGACTCGGTGCCACTGCCAATCATCGACAGCCCCACGACGACGGCCACGAAGAAGCGCGTGAGGCTCTTCGGCGTGAACCTCGACAACCCGGGGCATAGCGGagatgacggcggcggcgagtcGAGCAACTACGGCAGCGCATCGCAGATGCCCGCATCGGCATGGCGGCCGAGGGATCCCACGCTGAGACTGCTGGAATGTCCTTCGCACGGTGCAGATCAAGCCTCGTctccgtcgtcttcgtcgtcatccaAGAGGGAGGCGCATTCGGCCTTGGATCTCGATCTGTGA